In a genomic window of Ipomoea triloba cultivar NCNSP0323 chromosome 3, ASM357664v1:
- the LOC116012052 gene encoding guanylyl cyclase 1-like, whose amino-acid sequence MHQISWSHVWPFCILLSKFMRSDDEDAQQPSGDEFALVGSFPFKQSLDRVKSKAVLSSEPFSVEVPHVKQLYTWDCGLACVVMVLRTLGIYNSNIEELAQSCSTTSIWTVDLAYMLRKFSVNFSYFTITIGANPNFCVETFYKEQLPSDLARVNTLFQEARDAGINIECRSISGEEMSTLILSGNCIAIALVDHHKISRYWSEDGCIQHFYPKSPGYTGHYVVICGYDAAMDEFEIRDPASSRKHEKVTSRRLAEARKSFGTDEDLLLIHLEKGDDRNCQLSSSLSS is encoded by the exons ATGCATCAGATCAGTTGGTCACACGTGTGGCCTTTCTGTATTCTCCTAAGCAAGTTCATGAGATCAGACGACGAAGATGCTCAGCAACCATCGGGAGATGAGTTCGCTTTGGTTGGTTCGTTCCCCTTTAAACAGTCACTGGATAGAGTGAAAAGTAAAGCCGTTCTGTCCTCCGAACCATTCTCGGTTGAA GTGCCACATGTTAAGCAACTATATACATGGGATTGTGGTCTTGCTTGTGTGGTAATGGTTTTGAGAACTCTCGGGATTTACAATAGTAATATTGAGGAACTGGCACAGTCCTGCTCTACCACAAG CATTTGGACCGTAGACCTAGCATACATGTTGCGGAAATTTTCAGTTAACTTTTCGTACTTTACGATCACAATAGGAGCCAATCCAAACTTTTGCGTTGAGACATTTTACAAG GAGCAGTTGCCTAGTGATCTTGCCCGAGTGAATACGCTATTTCAGGAGGCACGAGATGCGGGAATTAACATTGAG TGCAGGTCAATTAGTGGAGAAGAAATGTCTACGTTAATATTGTCCGGGAATTGCATTGCAATAGCGTTAGTTGATCATCACAAGATAAG TCGTTATTGGTCGGAGGATGGTTGTATTCAACACTTCTACCCCAAGAGCCCGGGTTATACCG GTCACTATGTTGTCATCTGCGGCTACGATGCAGCCATGGATGAATTCGAGATACGAGATCCAGCAAGCTCAAG GAAACACGAAAAGGTTACTTCGAGGCGGCTAGCAGAGGCGCGCAAATCCTTTGGCACCGACGAGGATCTTCTTCTGATCCATTTAGAGAAGGGAGATGATCGAAATTGCCAGTTGTCATCATCTCTGTCTTCATAG